One window from the genome of Gadus morhua chromosome 16, gadMor3.0, whole genome shotgun sequence encodes:
- the si:ch1073-145m9.1 gene encoding uncharacterized protein si:ch1073-145m9.1 — MAESTMRRHVFVYWPNIIGYIRIVLVSISWVVFKRPAFFIPLYSISILLDGVDGWVARRLEQTSRFGAWLDVVVDNLSRGMLWSMLFEWGWLVTAVEWCVFVCNHSARGADWKSSFTTSPYLVRSIMAKGFKTPLGAWVIIGIHCLPLWLYGHRWGLLSAPLGLPPLIQTLGTLGLTAGRLLGLVAEVWCIWVHIKHLIDDEIEKKS; from the exons ATGGCAGAATCAACAATGCGCCGACACGTTTTTGTGTACTGGCCGAATATTATCG GATACATTAGGATTGTCCTTGTATCTATCTCTTGGGTAGTCTTCAAGAGACCAGCTTTTTTTATTCCGCTGTATTCAATCTCCATACTGCTTGATG GTGTGGACGGCTGGGTAGCCAGGAGGCTGGAGCAGACGTCCAGGTTTGGGGCTTGGCTGGATGTGGTAGTGGACAATCTAAGCAGAGGAATGCTGTGGAGCATGTTGTTCGAG TGGGGTTGGTTGGTGACTGCAGtagagtggtgtgtgtttgtatgtaacCACAGTGCCAGAGGTGCAGACTGGAAAAGCAGCTTCACAACTAGTCCATATTTAGTGAGATCAATCATGGCAAAAG GGTTTAAGACCCCTCTGGGCGCTTGGGTGATCATTGGAATACACTGCTTACCACTGTGGCTTTATGGTCATCGCTGGGGACTCCTGTCGGCACCCCTCGGCTTGCCCCCCTTGATCCAAACTTTAGGGACTCTGGGGTTGACAGCTGGACGGCTGTTGGGCTTGGTGGCAGAG GTATGGTGTATATGGGTACATATCAAACATCTCATCGATGACGAGATAGAGAAGAAAAGCTGA